The following coding sequences lie in one Pseudomonadota bacterium genomic window:
- a CDS encoding pyridoxal phosphate-dependent aminotransferase, giving the protein MRTNIVHPGAGELTYEIRNIVSVGERLQEFGIKTYWENIGDPIAKGEKIPEWMKKIVADFALEDSSYAYCPTKGILETRKFLAERTNKRGGAQITAEDIIFFNGLGDAISKVFKMLKETARVVVPSPSYTTHSSAEAAHAGDRPVCYRLDPHNHWYPDLDDLEKRIKYNPQVAGILIINPDNPTGAVYPEEILRGMIALVKKYDLFIICDEVYLNIIYNGKHTVPISDIIGEVPAIAMRGISKEMPWPGSRCGWIEVYNGHKDPMFEQFVQSVLNAKMLEVCSTTLPQKCIPALLSHPKYDAYLEERVRRYEKFSNIAYDCLKNIKGVLANCTNGAFYMSVAFEDGVLNHKQTLPIANASVQKQVEALVSGENVQPDKRFVYYMLGATGVCVVPLSSFATEMQGFRVTLLERDEDRFRKIFKIIADSIEQYIKS; this is encoded by the coding sequence ATGCGCACGAATATTGTCCATCCTGGGGCTGGTGAACTTACTTATGAAATCAGGAATATAGTCAGTGTCGGGGAACGCCTGCAGGAGTTCGGCATTAAAACCTATTGGGAAAATATCGGTGATCCGATTGCCAAGGGCGAGAAGATACCGGAATGGATGAAAAAGATTGTTGCGGACTTTGCCTTGGAAGATTCCTCCTATGCCTATTGCCCTACAAAAGGCATCCTCGAAACCCGCAAATTTCTTGCCGAAAGGACCAATAAGCGGGGTGGCGCCCAGATAACCGCCGAAGATATCATTTTCTTTAACGGACTTGGGGATGCGATCAGTAAAGTTTTCAAGATGCTCAAGGAAACAGCCCGGGTGGTTGTGCCTTCTCCCAGTTACACGACGCATTCGTCGGCAGAAGCGGCCCATGCCGGCGACCGGCCGGTCTGTTACCGGCTGGATCCTCATAATCACTGGTATCCCGATCTGGATGATCTTGAAAAACGCATAAAATATAATCCGCAGGTTGCCGGCATTCTGATAATCAATCCGGATAATCCCACTGGTGCGGTATATCCTGAAGAGATCCTCAGGGGTATGATTGCACTTGTTAAGAAATATGATCTCTTCATTATCTGCGACGAGGTCTACCTGAATATTATTTATAACGGCAAACATACGGTGCCGATTTCCGATATTATTGGTGAGGTGCCGGCAATTGCCATGCGGGGGATTTCCAAGGAAATGCCCTGGCCCGGGTCCCGATGTGGGTGGATTGAAGTATACAACGGTCACAAAGACCCGATGTTCGAGCAATTCGTCCAGTCGGTTCTTAATGCCAAAATGCTTGAGGTCTGTTCCACAACCCTTCCGCAGAAATGCATCCCGGCGTTACTCAGCCATCCGAAATATGATGCGTATCTCGAAGAGCGGGTTCGGCGCTATGAGAAATTTTCAAATATTGCCTATGATTGCCTCAAGAATATTAAAGGGGTGCTGGCCAACTGCACCAACGGCGCTTTTTATATGAGCGTTGCCTTTGAGGACGGCGTCTTGAATCACAAGCAGACCTTGCCCATTGCAAACGCATCGGTGCAAAAGCAGGTGGAGGCGCTGGTCAGCGGCGAGAATGTTCAGCCGGATAAACGGTTTGTCTACTATATGCTCGGCGCAACCGGTGTATGTGTCGTCCCTCTGTCTTCTTTTGCAACGGAGAT
- a CDS encoding citrate synthase has protein sequence MPDHKFNNEYAEVMIEGKKFQLPIIEGTEGEKAIDIRSLRSQTGYITFDSGFMNTGSCSSDITFLDGEKGILSYRGYGIEELAENCTFVEVAYLLVHGNLPTREELSKFSQMLGRFALIHEDMIHFFDSFPPGAPPMAILSTMVNSLCSFYPEMTDNPFENIDKMAARLISKVRTVAAFSYKKSKGHPLVYPRHDLSYCANFLHMMFDSPVQPYDINNTVVDALNKLLILHGDHEQNCSTSTVRLVGSARVNLYASISAGISALWGPLHGGANQAVVEMLEEVYRSGGDYKKFIARAKDPNDPLRLSGFGHRVYKTFDPRSRIVKNVCDKMLGELNLSDPLLDIAKEIEGVVLKDDYFVERHLYPNVDFYSGIIYRAIGIPTDMFTVMFALGRLPGWIAHWKEMWDDPNWRIGRPRQIYVGPKRRSFVPIDQRIAGAS, from the coding sequence ATGCCGGACCATAAATTTAATAATGAATATGCCGAGGTAATGATTGAGGGGAAAAAGTTTCAATTACCGATCATTGAAGGCACTGAAGGAGAAAAGGCAATTGATATCAGATCATTAAGGTCCCAGACGGGCTACATTACTTTTGACAGCGGTTTTATGAATACGGGTTCCTGCAGCAGTGATATCACTTTTCTCGATGGAGAAAAAGGGATTCTCAGTTACCGGGGTTATGGTATTGAGGAGCTTGCTGAAAACTGTACCTTTGTGGAAGTTGCCTATCTTCTGGTTCATGGAAACCTGCCCACCCGCGAGGAATTGTCGAAATTCAGCCAGATGCTTGGCAGATTCGCTCTCATTCATGAAGACATGATTCATTTTTTTGATAGTTTTCCTCCTGGCGCCCCGCCCATGGCTATTCTTTCAACCATGGTCAATTCGCTGTGCAGCTTTTATCCGGAAATGACCGATAATCCATTTGAAAATATTGATAAGATGGCTGCCAGGCTGATTTCCAAGGTACGGACGGTTGCGGCGTTTTCCTATAAGAAATCAAAGGGCCATCCACTGGTTTACCCGCGGCATGATCTTTCTTATTGCGCCAATTTTCTGCATATGATGTTTGATTCACCGGTGCAGCCCTACGATATAAATAACACGGTTGTTGATGCTTTAAACAAGCTTCTTATTCTGCATGGAGATCATGAACAGAATTGTTCCACCTCCACGGTGAGACTGGTCGGCAGCGCCAGGGTGAATTTATATGCTTCTATTTCTGCGGGGATCAGCGCCCTGTGGGGGCCTCTGCACGGCGGCGCCAACCAGGCGGTTGTTGAAATGCTTGAAGAGGTTTACCGATCCGGTGGGGATTATAAGAAATTTATTGCAAGGGCCAAGGATCCCAACGACCCGTTGCGGCTTTCCGGTTTCGGGCATAGAGTCTATAAAACCTTTGACCCCAGATCGCGGATAGTCAAAAATGTCTGCGATAAGATGCTCGGCGAACTCAATCTCAGCGACCCGCTGCTTGACATCGCCAAGGAGATAGAGGGAGTCGTCCTGAAGGACGATTATTTTGTGGAAAGACATCTCTACCCGAATGTGGATTTTTACAGCGGGATCATATATCGGGCCATCGGTATACCCACTGATATGTTTACCGTAATGTTCGCCCTGGGTCGCCTGCCGGGCTGGATTGCTCATTGGAAGGAGATGTGGGATGATCCGAACTGGAGGATAGGCCGGCCAAGGCAGATTTATGTCGGCCCGAAGAGGCGTAGCTTTGTGCCCATTGATCAGAGGATTGCGGGAGCCTCATGA
- the thiE gene encoding thiamine phosphate synthase, with protein MSQDWETSPSYQKRLSIFINEVTIYPVSCEKLSNGRTDRQWIDKVLAGGARIVQLRDKLSDDRTLLEKAHYFRRKSREAGALFIVNNRLDIALLSDADGIHLGNSDIPTQEARRLAPELIIGVSCNTREQAASAKARGASYFNIGPLFHTGTKQGLSTFLGSEAIADFSSVCDLPYSVMGGIKLDHVEELAAKGARRIAVVTALTQAEDVENETRKWINRIKSAQQK; from the coding sequence ATGAGTCAAGACTGGGAAACAAGCCCTTCCTACCAGAAACGCCTGTCGATATTTATCAACGAAGTAACAATATACCCGGTTTCCTGTGAAAAATTATCCAACGGCAGGACCGATCGCCAGTGGATTGACAAGGTGCTTGCCGGTGGCGCGCGGATCGTGCAGCTGCGGGACAAGTTATCCGACGATAGAACCCTGCTTGAAAAAGCGCATTATTTCCGCCGGAAATCCCGTGAAGCAGGGGCGTTATTCATTGTCAACAACCGGCTGGATATCGCCTTGTTGTCGGACGCCGACGGCATCCATCTTGGAAACTCCGACATCCCGACCCAGGAAGCAAGAAGACTGGCCCCTGAATTGATTATCGGGGTTTCCTGCAACACCAGAGAACAGGCTGCCAGCGCTAAAGCCAGGGGCGCCTCGTACTTTAATATAGGCCCTCTTTTTCACACCGGCACCAAACAGGGGCTTTCTACCTTCCTTGGGTCCGAGGCGATTGCTGACTTTTCATCGGTCTGCGACCTGCCCTATTCGGTCATGGGCGGCATCAAACTCGACCACGTCGAGGAACTTGCGGCAAAAGGCGCCAGAAGAATCGCCGTGGTAACCGCCCTCACCCAGGCGGAAGATGTTGAAAATGAAACCAGGAAATGGATAAATCGGATCAAATCCGCACAACAAAAATAA
- the hflC gene encoding protease modulator HflC — protein sequence MNNIFRYIIIALVIGVGMTVLDGFYILPEGMQAVVTEFGKPVGEPATEAGLKFKTPLIQKVTYYEKKILIWDGDPNQIPTNDKTFVYLDVTARWRIADPLKFLQAVNNETRAQTILDDVIDSTVRGLVNKNNLVEIIRSSDWEQGEAAQNRVVREEEIETITLGRDKIAKMIHEDASKVTPNYGIELVDVMFKRVNYIDSVRLKVYERMISERKRIAAEKRSLGEGQKAEILGKVDRELKDITSTASREALEIKGKADAGAARIYADAYNKDPEFYAFYKSMESYKTALGPNTKVILTSDSEFYKYFKSMK from the coding sequence TCGATATATAATTATTGCTCTGGTGATTGGTGTGGGAATGACGGTCTTGGACGGGTTTTACATTTTACCCGAAGGCATGCAGGCCGTGGTCACGGAATTCGGCAAACCTGTCGGGGAGCCAGCCACCGAGGCCGGCTTGAAATTCAAGACACCGCTTATTCAGAAAGTTACCTATTATGAAAAGAAAATACTTATCTGGGATGGTGATCCAAACCAGATACCGACAAACGATAAGACCTTTGTCTATCTTGATGTCACCGCAAGATGGCGGATTGCCGACCCCCTGAAGTTTCTCCAGGCGGTTAACAATGAGACCCGTGCGCAGACCATTCTTGATGATGTTATCGACTCTACGGTGCGGGGTCTGGTGAACAAGAACAACCTTGTTGAAATAATCAGGAGTTCGGATTGGGAACAGGGTGAAGCGGCCCAGAACAGGGTAGTGCGCGAGGAAGAAATTGAAACAATCACTCTGGGACGCGATAAAATTGCCAAAATGATCCATGAAGATGCATCAAAGGTGACGCCGAATTACGGCATCGAGCTTGTCGATGTCATGTTCAAGCGGGTGAATTACATTGATAGCGTCCGGCTTAAGGTTTATGAAAGAATGATTTCCGAGCGCAAAAGAATCGCTGCCGAGAAAAGGTCGTTGGGCGAGGGGCAGAAGGCGGAGATTCTCGGCAAGGTTGACCGCGAGCTCAAGGACATTACCTCCACTGCCAGTCGTGAGGCCTTGGAAATCAAGGGCAAGGCGGATGCCGGGGCGGCCCGCATTTATGCCGACGCGTATAATAAAGATCCGGAATTCTACGCGTTTTATAAATCCATGGAGAGCTATAAAACTGCGCTAGGTCCGAATACCAAGGTCATACTTACATCGGATTCAGAGTTCTACAAATATTTCAAGTCGATGAAATAA